The following nucleotide sequence is from Rhineura floridana isolate rRhiFlo1 chromosome 9, rRhiFlo1.hap2, whole genome shotgun sequence.
ATtttatacacaatcacacactcattcatacaaccaCTCATACATGTGCTGCTTGGCACAGCTGACATTCTTCTGGAAAAAATAGGGCTTccaaggccaaaaaaaaaaatgtagcaAGTATTGTCTAGGCAAATCCCAAACCATTTGAAGAAAGAGGTGTCTAACTTTCATCTAGAGGCTTCTCTGTTGGAATAGGGGGATTCTCACTCTGTTCTGTAGATTTAAACAAGCCATCAGATGTTGGCTCAGTAGGCATTGTTGGAGTCATGGTATGTCCAAATCCTTGATAATGACCCACAGGAGATGATGGTATGAAAGAGGCAGCAGAAATCAGATCCTGGGTGGATGATGACAGCAAGCTCGTATGTTCATTATGTTCATAATCTTCACCAAAAAACATTTTCCTTGGCTGCCCCAAAACTGTCCTTCCTAAAAGCAAgaagttttaaaattattttcatagACACTGCAGTTAATAGTAAAACATTACAATGCTGCTCATGTGGCATCTGCAGAAAGAACATAAATATTTACATAAGTTATTTGCTAGGGGTGCATTTTTTATACTTCTCACTTACCAACATTGCGAACTTGTTCAGATACATCTGCCCTGATATCAGAAATATCCCACATTGCAAGAAAATAATCAAAGCATGATCCTTCTTCAGCTTCCTGCACATAAGGCTTGTAGGAAAAACTGTAGTGATGAGCAATTACAGCAAAGAACATCACACAGGTAATAAAATCCTGAAACAAGGGAAGACAGATTAATTCTTAACCCTGCAATTACAGCCAAGTAGTATACTACTCACAGGAACTCCTTCAATCACAAGTTACTTTTTATGGAAAAATAGCATGAAAAACCTTGATGAGTTAGACTTGGCTGACAGTCCCACTGTTTCAGCTGGTGTATATTATCATAGTTGGGTTAAAACAAAGACTGGAAGCTTTTATCAACCAACTAACTATTTAATTGATGATTAAATATTGCTATCTTCTCCCACTtactgaaagaaaacaaaaagcagAAACTAATACTTAAAGGTCTGCAGCCATGTATGCCACAGAGATGCGTCAATGCTAGCAGCATAACTTACTAGTAGTACTGCACTAGTCACACCATTGGAAAACCAGTTTAAAGTTGTAAGATCGTAAATTTGCCTGCATATTTACAGCTAtgtatgtggtgtagtggttaaggtgttggactacgacctgagagaccagagtctgaatccccacacagccttgaagctcactgggtgaccttgggccagtcatggtctctcagcctcagaggaaggcaatggtaaaccccctctgaatacagcttaccattaaaatcctattcatagggtcgccataagtcagaatcaacttgaaggcagtccatcatcatcatcattgtaggGCAGCTTGATCATTGGAGCTGGTAGGCTAGTCACCTGGTAACTATTGCTCACTCCACATGAAACAAGTGCCTACATGCATCCATAATACTTTCACTCCAAAGACCAATCAGCCCATTCTTATCTATTCTGAAGGATTTGGAGTGCAAGGAGGCTTATGTTTACAACAGCAATTCCTGCTTACCTGTAGACCAGTCGCTACCGCTTCAACACTTTTCCATTCCCATGTGTGTGTTTCAGAGATAACACCAACTTTCACCAACAATGCAATAAGTGCAGCTTGCCTATAAAAAATTGACATCAGAAGCGATTGGGATATCACCACACCAAAACTAAACAGTCCAGACAGAGACAGGATGTTCTAGCGAGTTTATGTTGCAGGGTCAGAAAAAGACAAATGTGAAAGATACTGAGATGCCAAAGCAGATCAATGAAGTGCTAAAAAATAGGAATTTACAAGCCATGTGGTCATGTTCACATAGGAACAGTGAATGTGCATCACCCAGGAGAAAGGAACCTGGAGGTAAACAGTAGTGCTAGGCTAAGAGGTATCTTCAGAAAGAGATAGATGATCTGTCATTGTGGAGAAAAGTTTCAGCATAAACTGGAAATCTGCTCACCTATGAAGCTAGAATTTTCTGGTGAGTTCCCAGTCATTATCCCTCTTCTAGGTCAGAACGATCCAGAAAAAAATGTCAGCATTTTTTAAGTCCCATACATTTTGATGGGAAAGTACACACTAAACCTTTGGAATAAATTAGATTAAAAAGTGCCTGATTGTACCCTTAGTTATCTGGAAGTCacatgaaagctttttttaaaactacaacttaaACAAACAGGGCAACTTTAAGCACAGAGGAGGATTGGTCTTTTAATCATGATCAtaatatatttcatatatttatgcTGCAATTCAATGcactacttccaagtaaacatgcacaggattgtactgttagacagtttaaataaaatcaaacaagaatTATATTAATACTTGGTTTCTGATGAACACATTATTAAGTGTCCAAATGCATTTAGATGCGTGTCACAGGTTTTACATTAAAAAAGCTTACAAtaccaaaaagaaacaaaaatcacCATCTTCACACACAGAGATTTCCCCCCAGGCTTGATTGGGTTTAATTCTTCCCGCGGTACTTTATAAAATAACACAAGGCAGTACATGGCAAACTAAAATAGAGGGACAAGCATGTTTaatcacttgggggggggggagaaccacacagaactttttttttctagATGTTATCACAGCATAAATAAAACACAGCAAGCCAGTTCAATTCTTGttccaaacatttaaaaacaactaaagAGGGGGTGACAGAGCGGCACATatgttgcatggagaaggtcacaGAAAAAATCCAGCTAGGTTAGCGAAagacacctgtctgaaaccctggagagctgctccatCAGTGTATGCACTGCTCAGCATGATGGATCAAAGGTCTAACAATGTAACTTCTTATACTCCCAACCATATTTCTTTGCAGCTTTCTCTTAAAGAGAAAGAAGCCactactttgctgaagctaagcaagccaGGGTCTTATCAGTGCAGGGATGAATGACCACCTAGGAATCACATGTATACCACCATGGGGAAAagttgagatataaatgtaagaaaatattcCACCTttcagagggttgtattcaactacatCCTACCCATTGagttcattgaaattaatgaatctgagATACCCATTAACtacaatgagtctactctgagttggactagccTTGAATTCTACCCATAGTATTCAAGGCAGCTTCTTGTAAATGCATGTACAataaaattcacaataaaatacaaaggaaCTGTGTGTAGGACCAAAGTTGAATTTTAGTTCTCACCTAATCTTCAATAAAAATCTTATTTTTCTATATATAAAGTATGTAGAGATAACAGCATATAATTGAAAATATTTTTGCCTGCATACCATAATAGTTACGATCTTTAATGTATACAGATAACACAGTATCACCTCAaggacagacagaaaaatcaaaaATCTTGTTACTCACAAGCTGGGATATATTGTTGAAAAACACGAAGTAGGTCCAAGCATTTTTGAAGCTAAAGTTTCCTTCATCATATACACCAACCAATTCACAAATTCTGAAAGCATTTAATACAAACCATTACTTAGAAAGCTCAATCGTGTGCACTGAAGTGATTCTTGAATTCAAGGGCCCAGTTCACATGTCACATCGTTTAAAATTAACTGTGCTTTAATGTGAACAAGGTGCTAATGCACACTACTCAGAAGTTCCCGCAGCGCTCctcccccactgctgctgcattgCAGATCAAACAAGTCAGTCTGGATTGttatgtcatctgaacccaggctagTTGTTTGTTTCCTCAAAAGAAACCATGAGTGGTAAAGTGAAGAAAAAACCTTGGCAGATTTGAGGGACAAGCAGGACATATCATGCAAAGAATTAAAACTTGatttatatacagtgccttgcaaaagtaatcagacccctgaccaatgctctcatattactgaattacaaatggtatattgtaatttcattctgtatggtattttattttgaaatgctgaaactcaaaatcaattattataaggtgacattggttttatgttgggaaagaagcacaaaaaactgaaacatgttgcttccataagtattcaacctctgtggtgtagaagctcccagtttacagtgatgaaagaaactgccctattgaggacacaattaccttaccattggctccAACTGTGAACCattaagttgctgtcacattgtcaggataaaaaccccactgttgaaggatcattggtcaggctgtggatctgaaggaaaatgaagaccaaagagcttTCTACAGAAgttgagagataatgtaatacaaatgcatagataatatccaagtgtttggatacccCAGTGAGCATAgttggaagtggaagctgcatcacaccatccaagcactgccaagaaaaggccacccctcaaaactcagcgccgaaacaaggagacttgtgagagaagccacagagaggccaagaatcactttgaaggagctacagggttcaatggctgggagtggagtaaaggtgcaccagtcaaccatatcaagagctctgcataacattggcctgtatgggagggtggcaagaaagaagccatgactcaaaaagtaccatctgaaagcatttctggagtttgccagaaagcatgagagtgtcccagctgtgatgtgggaaaaggttttgtggtcagatgagaccaagatagagctttttggccaaaactcaaagcgctatgtgtggcacaaacctaacagtgccaatgcctcaagacacaccattctTACAGTGAAGTATGGCGGTGCAGCATCATgctttggggatgcttctcatcagcagggactgggcatcttgttaaaactgaaggaagaatggatggagcaaaatacagggaaatactgcaagagaaactGCTTtaatccactaaaaaactgaagtttgggaggaaattcacttttcagcaggacaatgatcccaagcacaagaccaaagcaacactgaagtggctcaagaacaaaaaggtgaatgtcctatagtggcccagtcaaagtcatGATCTCAATCTCACTGAGAATCAGTGGCGctatttgaaaattgcagtccacaagcgacgtccaaccaacctgaacgacctggagcgaatctgccaagacgaatgggccaaaatccctccaacactgtgtgcaaagatGGAACTTACCTACCCCAGAagtcttaaagctgttattgctatgaaaggtggctctactaaATATTAACATGTGGGGAATGAATACCTACGCAAGCAATATGTTTCGGTTTTTTAAGTTTCTTACAAACAATTCCCAACACAAAACCaacgtcaccttacaataactgattttgagtttcagtgtttcaaaataaaatatcatacagaacaaaattacaatgtaccatttgtaattcagtaatatgagagcattggtcaagggtttgattacttttgcaaggcactgtaaattaCTGTATTAGAGAAAAGTTACTTTGAGCATTAACATTTTTACACAAATTATGCATAGTAAAGCACTGGGGTACACCATCTGCTAGATGAATTTAAGGTTCCACTTTACGAAGACTTTTATAGTTGTCTGTCTGCATGTGCAATAGGTCTTTAAGGTTTGAAGAGCGAGAGCAAAGCCACTGCACAGCTCCCACAGCAAAAAGGTGTGGGAGAGTGAAAAGAAGAGCAAAATGAAACATCTATAAATAGTGCTTTGAAGCAAAACTATTTCTTCATACTTACAGAGCAATAACAGTGGTGAATGGTCTGACAACTGTATACTGCAAAACACCAAGTTTGCACCTTCTGAACAACAACACCCTACAAAAGAGGACCAGAGCAAGTTTAGTACATTCAAAACAGCAACTTATGCAACTTATTCTACCTTTATTGTAAATATTAGTAGTCAGAACTGTCATTTCACATGACAAACTTCCTGTAGATCAGAATATGGTTGAAACCACTTATGtaatgtattaatttttttaacccAACATTCACACACTACCACATTTTTCAGCCCATATACATCTAAAATATTAAGTCATAGTTTAATACTTCTTGTTGGACATTTTCTTCAGACTTAACCCCATTTCAGTTGTTAAGAGGGCAGTCCAAATtgaagatcatcatcatcacgaTCTGAAGTgtattttcacattccacaaatgTGGTCTTAAAGTAACATATGCCACATTTCTCAGCCTTTTGTCCAAactatgaagcaagctgttcttcTAACAATTTACCAGTACCTTAGCTGTCAGTAAGAAGTTGCCAACTAATACTTCATGTTTTCTTCTTGCAGCAATTTTATAGCCTAACAACAACTGATGAGTTTATTATTTCAtacataatttattattatttattatttcatacaTAATGATGATCCCTCCCCCATGTGCCATCATAGGGGTTTCTGAAACACCGTCTTACTCTGAGGGAATGAGACAAGAAAAAGAATCATCTTGGGAACTGCTATCATCGATCTTtaaggagaccatctagggaggcgattggacccttggatgataagggagtcaaaggtgtactaaagaacgataaagagattgcagagaagctaaatgaattctttgcatctgtcttcacagtggaagatatagggcagatccctgaacctgaactaacatttgcaggaagggattctgaggaactgagacaaatagtggtaacgagagaggaagttctaggcttaatggacaatataaaaactgacaaatcaccgggcccagatggcatccacccgagagttctcaaagaactcaaatgtgaaattgctgatctgctaactaaaatatgtaacttgtccctcgggtcctcctccgtgcctgaggactggaaagtggcaaacgtaacgccaatcttcaaaaagggatccaggggggatcccggaaattacaggccagttagcttaacttttgtccctggaaaactggtagaaagtattattaaagctagattaactaagcacgtagaagaacaagccttgctgaagcagagccagcatggcttctgcaagggaaagtcctgtctcagtaacctattagaattctttgagagtgtcaacaagcatatagatagaggtgatccagtggacatagtgtacttagactttcaaaaagcgtttgacaaggtacctcaccaaagacttctgaggaagcttagcagtcatggaataagaggagaggtccccttgtggataaggaattggttaagaagcagaaagcagagagtaggaatcaacggacagttctcccaatggagggctatagaaagtggagtccctcaaggatcggtattgggacctgtacttttcaacttgttcattaatgacctagaattaggagtgagcagtgaagtggccaagtttgctgatgacactaaattgttcagggttgttaaaacaaaaagggattgtgaagagctccaaaaagatctctccaaactgagtgaatgggcggaaaaatggcaaatgcaattcaatataaacaagtgtaaaattatgcatattggaggaaaaaatcttaatttcacatatacactcatggggtctgaactggcggtgactgaccaggagagagacctcggggttgtagtggacagcacgatgaaaatgtcgacccagtgtgcggcagctgtgaaaaaggcaaattccatgctagcgataattaggaaaggtattgaaaataaaacagccaatatcataatgccgttgtataaatctatggtgcggccacatttggaatactgtgtacagttttggtcgcctcatctcaaaaaggatattatagagttggaaaaggttcagaagagggcaaccagaatgatcaaggggatggagcgactcccttacgaggaaaggttgcagcatttggggctttttagtttagagaaaaggcggggcagaggagacatgatagaagtgtataaaattatgcatggcattgagaaagtggatagagaaaagttcttctccctctctcataatactagaactcgtggacattccaagaagctgaatgttggaagattcaggacagacaaaaggaagtacttctttactcagcgcatagttaaactatggaatttgctcccacaagatgcagtaatggccaccagcttggacggctttaaaagaagattagacaaattcatggaggacagggctatcaatggctactagccgtgatggctgtgctgtgccaccctagtcagaggcagcatgcttctgaaaaccagttgccggaagcctcaggaggggagagtgttcttgcactcgggtcctgcttgcgggcttcccccaggcacctggttggccactgtgagaacaggatgctggactagatgggccactggcctgatccagcaggctcttcttatgttcttaactggcacctgattttttttccctcttccctccctgcctcttTCCCCTTGTGTATTGCGCATTTTACTGTAAGCCCGCAGGCAGGGACTGTCATGTATTAATTGttttatgtaagccactctggaagccttttGGGGTAAATGGGGTACAAATAAAAGAAATAGGTCtaataattatttaaaatgttatCCAATATATTTTCACCCCTCTACAGCTACACCATATGTGAAAAATTTGGCATATGTAGGTTTCCATCTCAGCAGTAACCCCTACAGCTGGCATAGGTATATTTGGCATGGATAAAAGTTTTATAGATGTAGAATTAGGATTCATTCTACACTAACTCCAACCATTTTCAGTGATGTTTGGCTGTGTTTGAACGATCATCCAAGGCTTCCCAAGTCATAGTTTATGAAGCCATGTTGTACAAAGCACCATAGCTGTATACTGctctttcacccctcccctcttcctgtcAGTTTCAATGTGAAGATGCTGGCTTGCAATCAGCTAGGGTTCTCTGTTAGGTATGAGCTACAGAACCCTAGCTTAATGTCAGTTGGCAATctgaaaaacacattttattttttaaatctatgaTCACTTTTAGTCACTTCAAGATCTTTATTATAGAAGACTTTTAGAGGTGGCATTACTGGTGCTAAAATCCCTTATGTGTATCCTAGTCGGACATCACAGCTGTAGCTACTATAAGTTTTGCACTTAGCCCTATTctgcttttgcttctgcttttgcAACCAGATCCAGCGAGATAATAGGATAGAGACACAGTCCTGCTCAAAGACCCAACAAATATCACTACTTTTAGGTTCTAACCAACGGCACAGAGATATGCAATGAGCTGCATGGTACTATTTCTCAAAATCTGTTACAGACATCTCACTTTTGAAGGACACAGCTGCATGGTACACATTTACTCCTAGAATTGATAGTTCCAAATTACAAGTAGATTGCATCTTACTGAATTTCAGCTGCACATCTTTAATTGGGAGAGTTAAAACAATAATAGAAACTTTGGAAAAATCTTCATCTTAATCGTAGCAACTATGTCAAGCCAAGATTCTATCTAATTTCTTCATATCCTGCTGTGCCCTTCTAATCAAAGAACTCAGATTAGAATCATCACTGGAAAAgcagcctgctgggaaagaagcGACTGGCATCAACAAGGTTATATGGTGAAGGAAATTCTGTTATTCCCATTCTTTCCCAGGAGAGGCTGCCATATGCTGACACTACAAGGATACATTCCCTTCTCCATCCTGCTGTATTATGAAGCACTAGTCAGCAGCCACCCTCATATAACTTTGCTACaacggggaggggggaagaagctAAGTGAGCAGTCACCCCCTGAAATTTAACTGCTATACTGCCCTACAGCAaccctcactctgttacagcaaAGCCAATGGAGCTACACTGCACAATTTCCAGTTGCTACAATCTGGAACTGGGAAAACTAATCATTTTCATTCACTGAGGAATCCTGTTTTCAGGAAAGACTATTTCCCCAAGTTATTTTGGAATCACATTATTCAGAAACTCTCTTTGAAATATCAGTGAAATCTAGTTCCGTAAAtacttaaaaggaaaaaaaatatacTAATCAAAGATGTAATATCCATTACAATACATGAACATAAGCTCTGAAAAACAAGAAGTGTATGATGCACTCACTCTCCCATAGCGGACAGCAACACAGTGGTGTTAGATGTCTTTGCTGATCTTTAGCTTCTATGATAAAACACCAGATTTGGATACCGATTGGTCAGGTAATTTGAAAGAAATACCATGAAGTTATAGATGACATATGCTTCGTAGCATTCTCAACAAGTATCTACATATATTGCGATGTTGGGATATTTCAGTGCTATCCACTATCAAAGAAGAAAAGATTTTaagttagacacacacacacactaacaaaCACACTCAGTTTATACTGAGATTCCATTTTATCATATACCTTACAGCTCAGTCCTAAGCATAGTTTAtgtaaagtcccattgtgctaaatgggacttacttcctcaAAGGCCCTTTAGATTTGCCTTGCTATTGCTAGTTATACAAAGCCGACAGCTTGCTAGGACTGTACAGAATAGAGAAACACCATGCTCTCTATCTATAGGGCTTACAATTCACATTAGGTACATGACAATTTTTAGCTGTAATACATATTATTTTCCAATAAATTAATGTTCAGTGGGTTGTATCtaatcacactgagttcaatggagtttaaTATGTCTATGCAGAGTGTGATGTACTGGATATAAGCCAATAAAAGCAACACATTTACAAGCACCTCATTCACATCTCCTTCAGATTCTTCCAGACAACCTGAATGGAAATGACATCACCCCCAAAACCCATTAAAAGTCATCAAAAATATTGTATTTCAattcaaaaatatttattgtactagccaaaggccatgacaaataagAAGATTGTATTATGTGAAAAATCAGCAATATGAGAAGTTAATGATATTATTCATCTGCTTTCTAGAATGTGAACACAATAACctgacaaaaaaattaaaagtcacTTATGCTGTCTAGACTGTAACTTGGTACCATCCATAGAATCCTGTTATAACAAAACACACTTGCAATTAATTAAA
It contains:
- the TMEM184C gene encoding transmembrane protein 184C translates to MMKETLASKMLGPTSCFSTIYPSLQAALIALLVKVGVISETHTWEWKSVEAVATGLQDFITCVMFFAVIAHHYSFSYKPYVQEAEEGSCFDYFLAMWDISDIRADVSEQVRNVGRTVLGQPRKMFFGEDYEHNEHTSLLSSSTQDLISAASFIPSSPVGHYQGFGHTMTPTMPTEPTSDGLFKSTEQSENPPIPTEKPLDES